The Primulina eburnea isolate SZY01 chromosome 13, ASM2296580v1, whole genome shotgun sequence genome includes a region encoding these proteins:
- the LOC140810850 gene encoding uncharacterized protein isoform X1 has translation METPSLPIPWNQQISSSSLKSNLRAYSVPIILFILSLFYQLFILPRSFPPSHYDVLGIPKYSSMEEVTQAYERITSKWNSGVEVPQTIEHIKVQYAFELLSNQLLKRDYDVYNIDDNINVLEKLITLHKGKNSSNIELPIIKTSSFESADHDFGVVTSEKFLSIFEDDKALLLQITSFGSDRCAQFSPDWKRIVSLLDGVANTGVVELGDVQLAVYLAEKKSNGQPFFRRGLPAILAFPPGCKSSSCLHRYEDFDFSVDAITDWFATSILSAPRILYYNKDAMVNNFLAKSKPHKVKVIFFSKTGERATPFIRQAAKRYWPYANFAFTLWKEEESSFWWNTFGVESAPAIVFLKDPGVEPVVYHGFINSSFFIDIMEKNKLHVLPQLRNITAMELGCDSRGYSCAGNDAKIWYCAIVAGRLSQELNKMRKTMRRVQETLSNDGEMDVVDQDSMSAPAAIALKQKRLAFAWLDGETQQRYCFFHIHSESSYDTCGPRRDITDVAQLFLVRYERDDSEEKIETNKQEMNMFQAWHQTEVDPVSTLVAKYNGSTEISEIIKWISETIKDGDTRKIPPFKSKTPELSAEEVDNAWSKGSQKFVSSGKGMKQWTNSFISLIYDYLGDPRIGPSLLLGALMSFGLIWLKRSQPAQPSHPHESNQMKDEDRSIRRNRARNSSNQLVPPSITDEEPSDAQQMKFSDSDSDSE, from the exons ATGGAGACTCCAAGCCTGCCAATTCCTTGGAACCAGCAGATCTCATCTTCTTCCTTAAAATCTAATCTTAGAGCGTACTCTGTTCCAATTATTCTGTTTATCTTATCTCTTTTCTATCAGTTATTCATCTTGCCGCGTAGTTTTCCCCCATCCCATTACGATG TTCTAGGGATCCCCAAGTACAGTTCTATGGAAGAAGTGACTCAAGCCTATGAAAGAATAACCTCCAAATG GAATTCAGGTGTTGAGGTTCCTCAAACAATTGAACACATCAAG GTTCAATATGCTTTTGAACTGCTGTCAAATCAGTTACTGAAGAGAGATTATGACGTATACAATATAGATGACAATATT AATGTGCTTGAAAAACTGATTACGCTGCATAAAgggaaaaatagttcaaacatTGAGCTTCCGATAATAAAGACTTCGTCTTTTG AATCAGCAGATCATGATTTTGGTGTTGTCACATCTGAGAAATTTCTGTCCatatttgaagatgacaagGCATTGTTGCTGCAG ATAACTTCCTTTGGAAGCGACCGTTGTGCACAGTTTTCTCCTGATTGGAAGAGAATTG TTAGTTTACTGGATGGGGTTGCAAATACTGGCGTCGTTGAACTTGGTGATGTCCAACTTGCTGTATATCTTGCTGAGAAGAAATCTAATGGGCAACCATTCTTTCGTCGGG GACTTCCAGCAATCTTGGCTTTTCCACCCGGATGTAAAAGTTCAAGTTGTCTTCATAG GTACGAGGATTTTGACTTCTCTGTTGATGCAATCACAGATTGGTTTGCAACAAGTATCCTAAGCGCACCTCGAATTCTTTATTACAATAAGGACGCAATG GTGAACAACTTTCTGGCAAAAAGTAAACCTCATAAG GTTAAAGTCATCTTCTTCTCAAAAACCGGAGAACGCGCCACACCATTTATTCGTCAAGCTGCTAAACGCTATTGGCCATATGCCAATTTTGCATTTACCCTATGGAAAGAAGAGGAGTCTTCATTTTGGTGGAATAC GTTCGGTGTGGAATCTGCTCCTGCTATTGTGTTTCTGAAAGACCCGGGTGTTGAACCAGTTGTATACCATGGA TTCATCAACAGTTCATTTTTTATAGATATTATGGAGAAAAACAAGCTTCATG TGCTTCCCCAGTTAAGAAATATTACTGCCATGGAGTTGGGTTGTGATTCTCGTGGCTATTCATGTGCTGGAAATGATGCCAAGATTTGGTATTGTGCAATTGTTGCTGGAAGGCTCAGTCAAGAACTCAATAAAATGCGCAAA ACCATGCGCAGAGTCCAGGAAACACTCTCAAATGATGGAGAGATGGATGTAGTCGATCAAGATTCAATGTCAGCTCCAGCGGCAATAGCGCTGAAACAAAAGCGACTGGCATTTGCGTGGCTAGACGGGGAGACTCAGCAA AGGTACTGTTTCTTCCACATCCACTCGGAAAGTAGCTATGATACGTGCGGACCAAGGAGGGATATAACGGACGTGGCACAGTTATTCCTTGTTCGGTACGAGAGGGATGACAGTGAAGAAAAAATAGAAACAAATAAACAGGAGATGAACATGTTTCAAGCTTGGCATCAGACAGAAGTCGATCCTGTATCTACACTTGTTGCGAAGTACAATGGCTCGACTGAAATTTCCGAG ATCATAAAATGGATTTCTGAAACCATAAAAGACGGTGACACCAGGAAGATCCCTCCTTTT AAAAGTAAAACTCCCGAGCTGTCTGCAGAGGAAGTTGATAATGCCTGGTCAAAGGGTTCCCAAAAATTTGTTTCTTCTGGAAAAGGCATGAAACAATGGACCAATTCGTTCATATCGCTAATATATGATTACCTTGGCGATCCGAGAATTGGGCCATCTTTGCTATTGGGTGCGTtgatgtcgtttggtttgaTCTGGCTCAAAAGAAGCCAACCAGCTCAACCCAGCCACCCACATGAATCTAATCAGATGAAG GATGAGGATCGATCAATACGAAGGAATCGTGCAAGAAACAGCTCAAACCAGCTTGTTCCACCATCCATCACCGATGAAGAGCCAAGTGATGCCCAGCAAATGAAATTCTCGGACTCAGACTCAGACTCAGAATAG
- the LOC140809552 gene encoding NAC domain-containing protein 100-like, with product MELPPGFRFHPTDEELITHYLSKKIVDCNFSAIAIGEVDMNKIEPWDLPRMAKGGEREWYFFCVKDKKYPTGSRTNRATAAGYWKATGKDKEIFRGKTLVGTKKTLVFYKGRAPKGEKSNWIAHEYNMPANSNQNTWVLSRVFQKTSGGKKVHISELIRKHVSTPSPLMDPNSPYYTTKTEPVDSESGLVPYFSGPNIPGSYSRGPFGQVLDRCGGSGRQIPGFITLEESTSVFRDMLGKNMNHECQKEGEMGSVSQETAFSTDNSNLEVENISFGALASVGSLDLDTIWGY from the exons ATGGAATTGCCTCCCGGATTTCGATTCCATCCTACGGATGAAGAGCTAATTACTCATTACTTATCCAAGAAGATTGTTGATTGCAATTTCTCTGCCATAGCTATAGGAGAGGTTGACATGAACAAAATCGAGCCTTGGGACTTACCAA GGATGGCAAAAGGAGGGGAAAGGGAATGGTATTTTTTCTGTGTGAAGGACAAAAAGTATCCGACGGGATCAAGGACAAACAGGGCTACAGCTGCTGGATACTGGAAAGCCACTGGTAAAGACAAAGAAATCTTTCGAGGGAAAACACTCGTGGGGACGAAGAAAACACTGGTTTTCTACAAGGGAAGGGCCCCCAAAGGCGAAAAATCCAATTGGATTGCGCATGAATATAACATGCCTGCTAATTCAAACCAG AATACTTGGGTACTAAGCAGGGTATTTCAGAAGACAAGTGGAGGGAAAAAAGTCCATATTTCGGAACTCATCAGAAAGCATGTTTCCACACCTTCACCACTGATGGATCCTAATTCACCATATTACACCACCAAAACCGAGCCCGTGGATTCCGAGTCCGGCCTCGTTCCCTACTTCTCCGGTCCCAACATTCCCGGTTCATATTCTCGGGGACCTTTTGGTCAGGTCCTGGATCGATGCGGCGGGTCGGGACGTCAAATCCCGGGTTTTATCACCCTTGAAGAATCAACCTCCGTTTTCAGGGATATGCTTGGGAAGAATATGAATCATGAATGCCAAAAAGAGGGAGAAATGGGCAGTGTTTCTCAAGAAACAGCTTTCAGCAccgacaattcaaatcttgaagTGGAAAACATATCATTTGGCGCATTAGCTTCAGTTGGATCACTGGATTTGGACACCATTTGGGGGTACTAA
- the LOC140810850 gene encoding uncharacterized protein isoform X2 produces the protein METPSLPIPWNQQISSSSLKSNLRAYSVPIILFILSLFYQLFILPRSFPPSHYDVLGIPKYSSMEEVTQAYERITSKWNSGVEVPQTIEHIKVQYAFELLSNQLLKRDYDVYNIDDNINVLEKLITLHKGKNSSNIELPIIKTSSFDHDFGVVTSEKFLSIFEDDKALLLQITSFGSDRCAQFSPDWKRIVSLLDGVANTGVVELGDVQLAVYLAEKKSNGQPFFRRGLPAILAFPPGCKSSSCLHRYEDFDFSVDAITDWFATSILSAPRILYYNKDAMVNNFLAKSKPHKVKVIFFSKTGERATPFIRQAAKRYWPYANFAFTLWKEEESSFWWNTFGVESAPAIVFLKDPGVEPVVYHGFINSSFFIDIMEKNKLHVLPQLRNITAMELGCDSRGYSCAGNDAKIWYCAIVAGRLSQELNKMRKTMRRVQETLSNDGEMDVVDQDSMSAPAAIALKQKRLAFAWLDGETQQRYCFFHIHSESSYDTCGPRRDITDVAQLFLVRYERDDSEEKIETNKQEMNMFQAWHQTEVDPVSTLVAKYNGSTEISEIIKWISETIKDGDTRKIPPFKSKTPELSAEEVDNAWSKGSQKFVSSGKGMKQWTNSFISLIYDYLGDPRIGPSLLLGALMSFGLIWLKRSQPAQPSHPHESNQMKDEDRSIRRNRARNSSNQLVPPSITDEEPSDAQQMKFSDSDSDSE, from the exons ATGGAGACTCCAAGCCTGCCAATTCCTTGGAACCAGCAGATCTCATCTTCTTCCTTAAAATCTAATCTTAGAGCGTACTCTGTTCCAATTATTCTGTTTATCTTATCTCTTTTCTATCAGTTATTCATCTTGCCGCGTAGTTTTCCCCCATCCCATTACGATG TTCTAGGGATCCCCAAGTACAGTTCTATGGAAGAAGTGACTCAAGCCTATGAAAGAATAACCTCCAAATG GAATTCAGGTGTTGAGGTTCCTCAAACAATTGAACACATCAAG GTTCAATATGCTTTTGAACTGCTGTCAAATCAGTTACTGAAGAGAGATTATGACGTATACAATATAGATGACAATATT AATGTGCTTGAAAAACTGATTACGCTGCATAAAgggaaaaatagttcaaacatTGAGCTTCCGATAATAAAGACTTCGTCTTTTG ATCATGATTTTGGTGTTGTCACATCTGAGAAATTTCTGTCCatatttgaagatgacaagGCATTGTTGCTGCAG ATAACTTCCTTTGGAAGCGACCGTTGTGCACAGTTTTCTCCTGATTGGAAGAGAATTG TTAGTTTACTGGATGGGGTTGCAAATACTGGCGTCGTTGAACTTGGTGATGTCCAACTTGCTGTATATCTTGCTGAGAAGAAATCTAATGGGCAACCATTCTTTCGTCGGG GACTTCCAGCAATCTTGGCTTTTCCACCCGGATGTAAAAGTTCAAGTTGTCTTCATAG GTACGAGGATTTTGACTTCTCTGTTGATGCAATCACAGATTGGTTTGCAACAAGTATCCTAAGCGCACCTCGAATTCTTTATTACAATAAGGACGCAATG GTGAACAACTTTCTGGCAAAAAGTAAACCTCATAAG GTTAAAGTCATCTTCTTCTCAAAAACCGGAGAACGCGCCACACCATTTATTCGTCAAGCTGCTAAACGCTATTGGCCATATGCCAATTTTGCATTTACCCTATGGAAAGAAGAGGAGTCTTCATTTTGGTGGAATAC GTTCGGTGTGGAATCTGCTCCTGCTATTGTGTTTCTGAAAGACCCGGGTGTTGAACCAGTTGTATACCATGGA TTCATCAACAGTTCATTTTTTATAGATATTATGGAGAAAAACAAGCTTCATG TGCTTCCCCAGTTAAGAAATATTACTGCCATGGAGTTGGGTTGTGATTCTCGTGGCTATTCATGTGCTGGAAATGATGCCAAGATTTGGTATTGTGCAATTGTTGCTGGAAGGCTCAGTCAAGAACTCAATAAAATGCGCAAA ACCATGCGCAGAGTCCAGGAAACACTCTCAAATGATGGAGAGATGGATGTAGTCGATCAAGATTCAATGTCAGCTCCAGCGGCAATAGCGCTGAAACAAAAGCGACTGGCATTTGCGTGGCTAGACGGGGAGACTCAGCAA AGGTACTGTTTCTTCCACATCCACTCGGAAAGTAGCTATGATACGTGCGGACCAAGGAGGGATATAACGGACGTGGCACAGTTATTCCTTGTTCGGTACGAGAGGGATGACAGTGAAGAAAAAATAGAAACAAATAAACAGGAGATGAACATGTTTCAAGCTTGGCATCAGACAGAAGTCGATCCTGTATCTACACTTGTTGCGAAGTACAATGGCTCGACTGAAATTTCCGAG ATCATAAAATGGATTTCTGAAACCATAAAAGACGGTGACACCAGGAAGATCCCTCCTTTT AAAAGTAAAACTCCCGAGCTGTCTGCAGAGGAAGTTGATAATGCCTGGTCAAAGGGTTCCCAAAAATTTGTTTCTTCTGGAAAAGGCATGAAACAATGGACCAATTCGTTCATATCGCTAATATATGATTACCTTGGCGATCCGAGAATTGGGCCATCTTTGCTATTGGGTGCGTtgatgtcgtttggtttgaTCTGGCTCAAAAGAAGCCAACCAGCTCAACCCAGCCACCCACATGAATCTAATCAGATGAAG GATGAGGATCGATCAATACGAAGGAATCGTGCAAGAAACAGCTCAAACCAGCTTGTTCCACCATCCATCACCGATGAAGAGCCAAGTGATGCCCAGCAAATGAAATTCTCGGACTCAGACTCAGACTCAGAATAG
- the LOC140810079 gene encoding thioredoxin-like 1-2, chloroplastic, giving the protein MSSYLNPSFYIYGLGETISKNRAKGSLKVCSSIGTLQFKETKSNDFLGKTLDAWDQKSVSDLMIKTSKNDPLTVNAQASSFMSKALKWWEKSLQPNMIEIESAQEFVESLSNAGDKLIVVDFYSPGCGGCKALHPKICQMAELNPDTIFLMVNYEQHKAMCYALHVHVLPFFRFYRGAEGRLCSFSCTNATINKFKVALAKNGTDRCSLGPTKGLNESEILALASNDLISRDLLPNLSMDNEAEELVLQENLKGSALSKDDGKMKEDALLVV; this is encoded by the exons ATGTCATCTTATTTGAATCCCAGCTTCTACATTTATGGACTCGGTGAGACCATATCCAAGAACAGAGCCAAAGGCTCTCTGAAGGTTTGTTCTTCTATTGGGACGCTACAGTTCAAAGAGACCAAATCAAATGATTTCTTGGGCAAAACCCTCGATGCCTGGGATCAGAAAAGTGTTAGCGATTTGATGATTAAGACTTCAAAGAATGATCCTTTGACCGTCAAT GCTCAAGCTTCGTCTTTTATGAGCAAAGCTCTCAAATGGTGGGAAAAGTCCCTTCAACCAAACATGATAGAGATCGAATCAGCTCAAGAATTTGTGGAATCTCTGTCTAATGCTGGCGATAAATTGATTGTAGTTGACTTTTATTCTCCTGGTTGTGGGGGCTGCAAAGCTCTGCATCCTAAG ATCTGTCAAATGGCTGAATTGAATCCAGATACCATTTTTCTAATGGTTAATTATGAGCAACACAAGGCTATGTGCTATGCCCTTCATGTCCACGTCTTGCCCTTCTTTAGATTTTACAGAGGCGCTGAGGGCAGGCTGTGTAGCTTCAGCTGCACCAATGCAACA ATCAACAAATTTAAGGTTGCATTGGCTAAAAATGGGACAGATCGGTGTAGTCTTGGCCCCACTAAAGGTTTGAATGAATCAGAAATTTTGGCATTGGCCTCGAACGATCTGATATCGAGAGATTTACTACCGAATTTGAGTATGGATAATGAAGCTGAGGAGTTGGTTCTTCAAGAAAATTTGAAGGGAAGTGCACTGAGCAAAGATGATGGCAAGATGAAAGAGGATGCCCTGTTGGTGGTTTAG